A region of the Struthio camelus isolate bStrCam1 chromosome 4, bStrCam1.hap1, whole genome shotgun sequence genome:
TGCTCTCTACTATCCTAGACTGCTTAAAAGCTCACTTACCACATTTTAAGAGACTTCAGAATATGCATCTAACAGCAGCTTCCATTCTCTTACACTTTATAGGAAATTGTTTCAAGCTGGAGTTACACCTACACTTCACCTTTCTGCAAGATAAGGCAAGGGAGGAGCTTAACAGTGAACACTACCAGCACGCTAGAAGCCTGACAACTTAGCATTATTTATTTGACAGAACATGATCAGTGTTCTGCTGGGTCTTCTGGTGACATACAAAGAGTAGGAGAAAAATCATCATCATTGGCACAACTAGAGTGGGACTAAATCGAAAAGAGATATAACCCAATAGTAGATTGGCTTGTCCTTTGAGAACCAGAAACAGGTTGGCGTTTCCTGCATGTTACGGGACACCTGTAGTTAACCCAGCACACCCTCAGTGGATACAGACTTCTGTGCTTCTTTTCAAAGGTTGAGTTTGTGACTGCATGAGGGGCTAAAAATAGGGGAAAATATTGTAGTAACAGGAATAACAAGAGaacacaaagagaaaagagaggaccTTGAACATTCATATCCCTGAACAAGAAACATTGTACTAAGAACTGATACTGAACATTGACTTTTTCCTCTAGACTCTCCTCCAGTGGCATCAGAAAGACTGCAGAGAGAAGTCCTGAATCTGTAAGTTTGCTCTCTTAGAAAATACAGGAGTAGCCTAAGAGGAAAAGCTAAAGTGTTGAGAACTAGTACTAGTATGGGAAACAAATCCTCTAAAGGTGACCGAGCTAGAGAGCTCAGCTTTAGAAGGAGAGCACCACAACGCATTACATAACATCCAGCAGGAGGTAGCAGATGAGGACAAAATCTGTTCTTCCAAACCATAACAAAGTGTTTAAAGGGAGATACTAGATCAACTGAGGAACAACACCAAGTATTTGGTCATCTGTCCCTTTCTCTGTGCagagagaaagggggggggaaaaaaaaagctagcctACATAGAATTGTGTGTCCACTCTTTAAGCCCCTTACCAAGATACTCAGAAAAAGATCCAGAACAATTTGCTCACTCAGCAAAAAAGTAGATGAAATTTGCAAAAAAAGGTAAGATGCTAAGAGTGCATCCTATATCTAAATCTTCTACAAGGCTGCAGGGATTACAGTACTCAGAGACCAGAGTCCAAACCATCTAGAACACTTTTTATAGGGCCTCATTTTGAATTAGGGCTTTAGTTCGCATGTTAGCGGAAGGGTGATATCAATAAACAGGCAGTGTTATGCACGCtcagtggaaataatttttttgcgGAAGAAGATATTCTCCAAATGATTACTTAACCAGTGGTACTTACAAGCTTCAGGCACCTAAGCATCCTTTTTGATTCAGATCATAGTTCCATTTGCTTGGGACATCTAATTGTACATTTTGGGCTAgcttaacaaaaaaacaaaaatcaaacaaaaaacctacaaaTACAAATCACCGTAAGTACCAAAGAACAATTTACTCGCCCTGAAAACTGGTAGCTTGAGACAGACCACCATAATATTGCCAAGTATGATAGGGCACAGACTAACACCCTATTTGAAGTTTTACTAGTTTGTGGATTAGACTTCCTGCTGTGCTTATGTGACCTTCATAACTGCAAGTTTACTCACTTAACCAccaactgaaaagaaatacattattCCATTTTGCTAGAAGAGTGTTGATTTTAGGACTGACCAGAAGATTACCAGTACAGGAAACACTGTCCTGGCCTCACCTGTTCTAGTTAGGAACTTGAATCTGCAATGTCCCGTGACCCTATCTAGGTAACTGGTCTGGGCTGAAAAAAGGGCTGTTATCTCCAAACTGCTTCCTGAcaaaagatacaaagaaaaaaagcaggattcTTGATAGATTAATTTCAGCAGCTTTTCTGCATCATTTCTGTCGCATAACTGTACAATTACTATTTTCTTCTAGAATCTGACTTTTCTCAGGAAAACTTAATTCACTGACGAAATAAAAGAATGTGTCTTTTTACAAGAGTGAGAGATAACACATATGCATGTGTTCAGGGGCTCATTTTTTCCCTACAGAATACTGTACTTGGTCCTTGGCTGTGCTATCCGTTCTCACCTGATGCATCCCCCATCCTGAAAAAAAATGAGCTCACCTGAGAACATTCAGTGATTAAAGGACAGGATTAAGACACACTGATCCAAATTTTCATCAGTGGCCTTGATATAACACTGTGTAACCCTAGACAAAACAGGTTTCACTTcttaaaaattagagaaaataacTGCTACTTCACAAAGAACTCTAGAAGCAAGTTTTTGTAAAGCGCTTTTGGGTTCCTCACGTGATAAATGTATTCATGTTGCATGAGACACCAAAACTAGGAAGTgacttgaattttttctttctttccaagtaAAATCAAATACGAAAATGAAATCACTAAATGAAAATCGCGTTTAGTTACAGTGGTAGGTACCATGCCACTCCTGAAATCAAAACTCCATTAGTACTACTGAGCAACACTAAATCTGGAGATCATTTATTTGATTTTGATTCCAATATAATTTGTTCCAAAACATACTTTGCTTAAGTCAAATCTACTTATCCAAAACACAATACAGGTTATATTTAGTTTTgtattattactttaaaaaaattgttatgaAACACTTTTGGCTTCAAGAAAAAACAGCCTGTGAATTCACTGACAACCTCAAATTATTAACttcttcagtttccaaagccTTATTACCAGCTGTCTCAAACTCTTTCACAGATCAAGCCAAACCTATGCTTAAAGTTAATAATACAAAAGATATGAATcatgtttttataaaaatgtaaaaagctaGTCAAAATTACATGGTTTTGTATTTAAGCTCTGAAGAATGGGGTATAGCAGCAGGAACTCAAGTATAACAAGAACTATCAACAATAAATACAAGAAATTAGTGCAAAGATTGCAATAGAAGGATCTCATGTGTACAATGAGAATATAAAGAGACATTCTTATTTGTACAAAAACTGTCTCAGCTCTGTATACAATCTTCTCTAGAAATACAACCACATATGATGAAACGCTTATCTGCAAATAATAGTTATTAAAAAGTGTGCTTTATTGGGTTTGTTCACTCTTCTCTTGGCAGGTCTATTTTGCAGGAGTTCTGTAAAGACAAATTTCCATAATTAGACATTTTTAACTCCTTATATATTAAGTTTCAGATTTAATTGATAAGAGGTGCAGCATACACAGTCCTAAACAGAAATTTTGCAGCTACTGACTGTTTTCTCTCTCCGAACAAAAATAGTAGATGGAGTTAGTGATTTTCACTTGAATGTGATTTTCACAGGAAGCATTATTACAACACTACATATTGTAATAAACAAATTTGCAATTAGCAAATTAATAAGTGTGCAACAATGtggcagatttaaaaaataaaaacatgttcaTCACAAATATTAAAATAGCAGTTTACCTATAGCGGAGCATGAAATTGGCTGTGCATTGCTATTGCCTGTTGAAGTTTTTCCTCTTTGGCTCTTCTACAGTGgcaaagctaaaagaaaagacATAGGACCAGTGATTCCTGAAAAGAATTTTGTACTACATATATTGCAACTTCTCATTAATGATTTAGCTACTTTACAGGCTCTTTGAAAAGTAAAAGTCCTGTGAACCACCTCTCTTCCAAAATTCAAGCTGAGTAATTGTCTAAATTGATAACATCACTACGAAGAAATTgcttacaaaaagaaaagaatcatttCTTATGTTACGAAATGCATTTATTAAAcatctttaaagaaaagctaCGCTACCAAGTTGCTCTTGTCAGACCATTATTAAGAAAAGCAGTTTATGAACCTGTTACCTATTTGGTGATAGCCATCAAGAGCATAATTACAGTTTAGAAAGTTTAATAAATTAAGGGTCAAAGTTGTATTATACAACATGCCATTCTCTATGGACTTCTTCCCAAATTTAAAAATGCGCTTGTGACTGTCTTCCTTATATTGTTACAAGGTAAAGAATACGGTTCACAAAAATACCTGTTAACAGAACAGACCTAGATTCTCATGCAGGAGACCCTGGTACTCCTGTGTTAAAAGTATATACTCTTTAGGAACATGGATTCCATTTTAAAGTGACTGAAGGCACTtattgatatatttttcttttattgaagcTTGCTAAACCACTATTCTGAACCAAAAAACTGCTCAAGTCTGCTCAAGTCTTAAATTTATTTACTATATGCTGTATTTCTCTCAGATTAGAATGACTTGTTCATTACATACTGTTCTCTTTTCCATGAAACTACTGAGAAAGTCATCTATTTCTGTTTTGCCTTCCAAGAAGTCTTCTGCAAGAGTGTCAGATTCCTCTTCAGCTTCATGAGCAGCTACTTTCAGTCTGGCTTGCAAAGCACTTGGACTGCAactctaagaaaataaaaacacctaTTTAATATTAATCTGTCCATCAAAATCCATTTTTTCCCAAGAATAAGATAGATGACTATATAAACATGGGATATGTGGCTagagcattattattattaaataataatgacTAAATGGAGCATCATCCCTAAGAAACAGTGtaaactgacaaaataaaaatgattcagTCCAAGAAAACTGTTGCCAGTTGAGTTCTTGACCTCAACTTGATTCACAATCTTGTTCTCACAAGTGTATAAAGCTTTTCACCTTGATATTCTACACTGTTGAAAGCATCTAGCTCATAAATATGCCAGGTTGAGTGAGCGCTTTCTGAATGGAATTATTGTTTAAGTGCATTCAATAAATAGACTACTGAAATCCAATGTCAGTTATGAACCAGAAAAGTTTAAGGTAATAAAAGTTCCTTTTGGTTCAGCTTTTAAATAACCTTGAAATGATTCAGTCAATCCTAGTTTAGGTTTTCAAAAGTGAATGCTATTAATATGTAATCTCCCTCACTTAGTCCCTGGCTGGTATTATGGAAACACCTGGCATAGGTATTACGGAAAATAACGTCCATATATAACTCTGCAAAAacttaacagtatttttttcccttattaaGCAACAGTttggcaaagagaaaaatattttgctagtaGAAACACAATTTTGAACAAACTACTGCTTCTCATTGTCTTTACTCAGCAAACCTCAGAGCAGTTTACATTGGGCCTCTTATTTTATTGCATCTGAAGCagttaggaaaaacagaaaaaaattgttcccCTAAAAGTCCAACTACAGATTTGGGTTTGGTTGTATACTTAACGCATTAAACAGCAAGGAGTAATTTTATATCAAATTACGACAAGCTAGTAGATTAGGACTCTAGCCCAGAAAAGACAAAGACTAATACCTAAAAAATCTTGAATAGCATAGTAAAAAAAGGGATTAAATGTTCACTGCATCTTTCACTACAAAAACTAGAGATAATCACCTGATGTTTGCAGGTGGCAGACTCAAACAAGATAAAGTGGTTCATCCACAGTATGTAGCTAAACTAAATAACTCTTTACCACAAGCTATTATACATATAGGAAATAAACATGATCGAAAGGGAGACTAAAAGACTCTTCCTAGAAGGGAACTTGTTGAAAAGAATCCAAGGAGAGCTATGCAAGACACTACTGCTGACTCCAGAAGTAGATGGGCTGCTAATCTGGTCCACTATACTCAGTCTTATATGCTTTTATAAACTCATacctttatttcattattttgcctCCACTATGTTGGGGCAATTAGACAGAACACTATCCATTTTTTCAGCAGGAGTCTGTACAGAGCCGTAAGTGCAGCCTTAAGGTATTTATATATAATGTTTTAGATGCTTGCACCTCCCCTCATATACCCCATGAGAAATATTTGGCTTGCCTACTGTAAAGTTGTAACACAACCAGAAAAATTCTGTTGATTTAATCAGCGCTCTCGTGTAAAATGAGGAAAGTTTGCTCTCATAAAAGACAACTAAAATACATCCACACTACAAGGCAAAAGACTTGCTCGGAATTTTGAAGGAGAGATACGAGGAGACCGCTACAAAATAAGCATCTCAAACATTAAGATACAGcatatgtggggaaaaaagggcacAGATATCCAGCTGCAACTCCAGCTCTCAGCCTCCTAACCATTAGATTTAATCGGCAAATCagactttgaaaaaagaaaaggtaacttAACAGTGGGGTGTTTTGTCCTATTCCTCAGGAGTTTCTAACAGAAGTAGAAAGTTTCTCAATGCCAAGTGACTATCTTTGTCCACTTCAAGGCCATTACACAGAAAGAAGACGTTAGCAGTCAGTCTGTCCTGATTTTCCGGTGAGAAAGCATTTAATTCATTTAGCTCACTAATGAGGTCAGGAGAGTTTGCTATCCTATAGTTTACCTACTTGTGATTTCACATTCTGTTGCATTTTGAAATTCAGATACTATGCACGCTGTCTTCATAGACTGTTGTACTCTTAGATAAAAATCTCACAAACAATAAAACAATTTCTGCACTGAAGAAGTTGCATCTTTTAATGCATACACTAAGAAATTACTCTCTCCTTTCCCAAGTTACTTTCTGAAGTGACAACTTTCCCCTACCTGGGCTTTCGAATGTGCAAAGCTTGACAGCACAGGTACTGGCATACCTTGCGAATCACAGAATTTAGGGTTGTACAGCAATGGTTTTAACCATTTTAATCAcgtacagtttaaaaaaaatccttatgttAAATGGGTATATTAATTTAACaaggcttttattaaaaataatgttattcTTAAACCTGTTTGCCATAAGATTAAACCTAAGAAGAGATCAAAAGGCTCATTCATCATGTCACTTCTTCCAACTTTGTTTCTGCagtaccataaaaaaaaaacagcagtgcaATTTAAACAGTTTTCAGACTAGTTAGCACTTTACTCTGTTTTATTTAGTACTTGATGTGACTGAATATCACTATTTCATAGAAGTAGAGTTCAACCAGAAGAGTATTCTTCATGGATAAAGGCATAAGTCAAAATTTCAGCTTTAATCAAGTATTCTTAAAAGATTATATGAAATAGAGATTATATACCTCACTAAGTTCATGCtgtctttgcatctttttctcaAAGGCTGCTTTCATCTGTGTGAGTTGCTCATACtggaagtaaaaagaaagaatattttttccccccccgaaAATACAGAACACTGCAACtacttttttcagaaaagttttcatTGTCCACTTACTTTATCCAACACTGCCTGTCTTTTTGCCTCTAAACTAGGCTCCAACAAtaagtttttttctgtaaaataaaaccgctattattattttttaaggatTCAGTTCCTGGAACACAGCCAGAGATGCTAATGTTTTGACATCTTACTTGCCAGCTCTTCAATGCTTTTCACTAACTCATCTCTATCAGTAATGACTTGCTTCAGCTGTGGTAGATTCACAAACTGTTCCAGTAACACTTCCTCTTGCTCATTCATATTGGTCAGCTGCGATATACTAGATTTGAacagagagaaagcagagttaaAGCTAACAGCAAACATTACTCATTTTTGCCAAAATTTGGCAGTCTGAGGTATTCACTTGTAAATTTCGATTATGTGTACTACTATCTGCAGCACCGAGCTTAAAAACCAGGGTGTGAAAGGGTCTCATTTCAAGCCTTACTTCCTGTAAAGCATTTTTTAATGTTACCCAGCACAGCTGCAAAGCCATTTGTGACTTTTGGATACAGCCATATTGCCAACAAATTCTAAAGCCTCAGCTGCTTACAGAAGAATTATGGAATTTAAGCTGGTCTTCTTGCAAGTACCGGACTTCCTTGAACTGTTTTATTCCTAAAAACCAAACACCACCAAAAaatacccccccacacacacacacaaaaaaaaaacaaccagaaaaCCCACACCCTCAAATCTTTCTGCTACATATTAAAGACGCTGCTAGAACTTATAGTCCATTTAGCTAAATTCAACACAGACTGTTAAAACGTGCCCAGAGAAGCCTAGAAATAGAATTTCTCCTTGCCAAaggtccttttctttccttcaaacaACAGAGCTTCCAATTAGTAAGCTATGACAACACCATAAAGATGAGATCAGCAGGTGAATAAACCAAGTTCCCAAGACCCTTTCAGAATTAATAACTAAATAATAATCCTTCCAATCATAGACAATAGATAAAGGAGCATGTCTCAACAGATCTGAGTAAGTTACTATGAAAATAACTGATCTGATTTTTTGAATTGTAACAAGATAATACTTTTAACACAAAGCCAGTCTGAAGTCcactctcctttccctttttctccttcaagaGTTACAGCTGTTCTACCAGTAGCAATTAAGTCCCTGGGGAAGCCCCAGAAGATAGAGCAAAAGATGTTGATAGTTAGAAAAAGTACAAATAGCTGTTTCTTCCAGGGGCTGAATCCTGAAATATTGTTCCCACTGAGAAGACCTTAAAAAAGAAGCGAATTTAAATACAAGGCTTACTTACCAGTTAGCAAATTGTATGGTCAGAAAAAATTGTCTTATTTACCACTTCTACAAAGTACTTTCACTGATggacagagaaaaataatacGCAAACCAGCAATAATGTCCTTTTAACAAATATGATAGTTTTATCACGTTCTAAGAATTTACCTTAGTTCTGAGAGCTCTGGAAACGTATCAGGGACATCAGGCATCTTGTAAGTAAATCCATTCTGGCCAACCTAAATAGAAGTTTAGGAATGCTTAGCAAATCTTTGAACAGCAACTTCTTGACAATTCAAGCGTGTAAATGAATATCTGCCACAGTAAAAACAAAGTAGTAAGTAGCTATAGCACTAGTCTCCAAATAAAAAAAGGATGACACaattacagcaacaaaaatacCTGAGGACATTTGAGGTGGCATGTCACAAAAGAGTACTCAAATTTGGAGGAAAGTAACTCCGTCTTGCTAAGCCCTCCATTTAAGATCAGTTAAATAACGCGAGATAGACACAGGAGGagtaattcagaaaaataagtacagaactaaaaaacagaaatgttcatATCTCATAAGTGGTGTTTACAGCTATAACCCTCAGAAAAAAGTatctagagaagaaaaatatctgtccTCATAGAAGGTAAAAAGTGTCAGTTCTACCATATGAACAAAACGTGCCTTCCGAGATTAAAAAAGCTTTGGTATCTAAAGACATAATTTTAACCTCATcatgaaagaaatatgaaacattGAGATATCTAAGTTTATTGGAAGACATTCAAAAAGCTGTCTTCTAGAGCACAGAGCAAGAGGAATGTGTgagggtgtgtgttttggggaagcgagtacacatacacacactcaagCTCCATGAAGATAAGCTATTTGAACcaagtgaaaatgagaaaaatatcctACATTTAAAGACTGGAGACAATCTACCAATCTCACCTGATACATTCTACCCAAGAAATCCTGTATAGAAGAGTTTTTCCAGTTTCCCTAGTTGTAAAAACAGTCACTTTATACTTAAAAATATAGtgcagctgaaaagaaatatataactaAAATATTTAGCACAAAGTCTAGTCACTGAAACTCAGAAAAGACAAACTTGCTGCTCTGGCTTCAACGTTGTTTTCAAAACCTTTTCATCACAACCAAAATGACAGTTTCATTTTCCTAGCACCAGCAAACCAACTAAGTACAGCAACTTAGATTGCTCCCCTGAGTTTGTAGCCTTGCCCTGTCTGCCTTTAAGGGGACTTACAGCCAGTATCGGACAATTTGAGCAACAAACCTCACAGCGCACAAACCTGAAGTGCTGCTTCCGCTGTTGGAACAGGCAGCGGCAAATCAGCAATCAAGCCATAAGAGGGAGCAGCAGGCTTATCCGCAGCGTAACTTGAAGGAACTGATTCAGCAACTGGCACAGGGGCTATAGTTCTATTTGTTTCTTGAGGTGGATACGGAGGAAGAAATGGAAACGCCTGAGGAGCATACGGAGGCATTCCAGCTGGTTTGCTGTAAAGGCTAAAAACAGAGACAGCACGTTTCTTATCATTTCAGTTATAATTACTAGAGCATGTACAAGAGAGAATAATACTGAACTTTTAAATGAGAACAAAA
Encoded here:
- the VPS37A gene encoding vacuolar protein sorting-associated protein 37A, with the protein product MNWLFPLAKGGGGSSSPAAPLPALTSLQQQKQRQIESLRSAHAAIAEIQKDVEYRLPFTVKNLTININILLPPQFPQEKPVISVFPPVRHHLMDKQGVYVTCPLISNFTMHSDLGKIIQSLLDEFWKNPPVLAPSSTSFPYLYSKPAGMPPYAPQAFPFLPPYPPQETNRTIAPVPVAESVPSSYAADKPAAPSYGLIADLPLPVPTAEAALQVGQNGFTYKMPDVPDTFPELSELSISQLTNMNEQEEVLLEQFVNLPQLKQVITDRDELVKSIEELAKKNLLLEPSLEAKRQAVLDKYEQLTQMKAAFEKKMQRQHELSESCSPSALQARLKVAAHEAEEESDTLAEDFLEGKTEIDDFLSSFMEKRTLCHCRRAKEEKLQQAIAMHSQFHAPL